In Symmachiella dynata, the following are encoded in one genomic region:
- the trpE gene encoding anthranilate synthase component I, translated as MKYYPDFDTFAKLAADSDVVPVYRQLVSDTLTPLSAYSTIQWGPCSFLFESVVGGEQIGRYSILGADPFLQLDAYGTRIKLTHQDGRVEERDCDDPLHELEVLLSQYRAVHLPGLPRFAGGAVGYAGYDTVRYAEHLPNAPEDDRQLPDLSFAFYDRMVIFDQINKTVLVVVHARTDGEDLRADYDAARKRVDELCKQLQMGASDLQVTDINLDEESTIEFRSNFTQPEFEAAVESCKEYIRAGDIFQVVLSQRLELETHARPLDIYRSLRVVNPSPFMFLLKTPAVNLIGSSPEIMVRVEDGQVTIRPLAGTRKRGATEAEDERLSAELLADPKERAEHVMLVDLGRNDVGRIAEYGTVELSDMMVVEKYSHVMHITSNVTGQLAEGRTALDALRAGLPAGTVSGAPKVRAMEIIDEFEPHRRGPYAGAVGYVDFTGNMDTCIALRTMVMQGQTVYVQAGAGIVADSVPESEYQETLNKARGLLKAIEIAEQQL; from the coding sequence ATGAAGTACTACCCTGACTTCGACACTTTCGCCAAACTGGCGGCCGATTCCGATGTGGTGCCGGTTTATCGGCAATTGGTCAGTGACACGCTGACCCCGCTGAGCGCTTATAGTACGATCCAGTGGGGGCCTTGCTCATTCTTGTTTGAAAGCGTCGTCGGCGGCGAACAGATCGGCCGGTACAGCATCCTCGGCGCTGATCCATTCCTGCAGCTCGATGCCTACGGCACGCGCATCAAGCTCACACACCAAGACGGCCGTGTCGAAGAACGGGACTGCGACGATCCGTTGCACGAATTGGAAGTCCTGCTCAGCCAATACCGCGCGGTGCACTTGCCTGGACTGCCCCGCTTTGCTGGCGGCGCCGTCGGGTATGCGGGGTACGACACCGTCCGCTACGCCGAGCATCTGCCCAATGCCCCGGAAGATGACCGCCAGTTGCCCGATTTGTCGTTCGCGTTTTACGACCGGATGGTGATCTTCGATCAAATCAACAAGACTGTGCTGGTTGTCGTCCACGCCCGTACCGACGGGGAGGACTTGCGGGCTGATTACGATGCAGCGCGCAAACGGGTGGATGAGCTTTGCAAACAACTCCAAATGGGTGCCTCCGACCTGCAGGTCACCGACATCAACCTGGACGAGGAATCGACGATTGAGTTTCGCTCGAACTTCACGCAACCCGAATTCGAAGCGGCTGTCGAATCCTGCAAGGAATACATCCGCGCCGGGGACATCTTTCAAGTCGTGCTCAGCCAGCGATTGGAATTAGAGACGCACGCGCGGCCGCTCGATATTTATCGCAGCTTACGGGTGGTCAATCCCAGCCCGTTTATGTTTTTGCTCAAAACCCCGGCTGTGAATCTCATCGGCAGTTCGCCGGAGATCATGGTTCGCGTCGAGGATGGGCAGGTCACGATCCGTCCATTGGCCGGGACCCGCAAACGGGGTGCGACGGAAGCGGAGGACGAACGTTTATCCGCAGAGTTATTGGCCGACCCCAAGGAACGCGCCGAACATGTCATGCTTGTCGACTTGGGACGCAACGACGTGGGCCGCATCGCCGAATACGGCACGGTGGAATTGAGCGACATGATGGTCGTGGAAAAATACAGCCACGTGATGCACATCACCTCTAACGTCACCGGTCAACTCGCCGAAGGTCGTACCGCACTCGATGCGCTGCGTGCCGGACTGCCGGCGGGTACGGTCTCCGGAGCCCCCAAGGTGCGGGCGATGGAAATCATCGACGAATTCGAACCGCACCGCCGCGGCCCCTATGCCGGGGCGGTCGGCTACGTCGATTTCACCGGCAACATGGACACCTGCATCGCCCTGCGAACAATGGTCATGCAAGGCCAGACCGTCTACGTCCAAGCCGGCGCCGGCATCGTCGCCGACAGCGTCCCGGAAAGCGAATATCAAGAAACGCTAAACAAGGCCCGCGGCCTGTTGAAGGCCATCGAAATCGCCGAGCAACAGTTGTAG
- the lpxB gene encoding lipid-A-disaccharide synthase: MHIFFSVGEPSGDAHAAKLIEEIRRRDPQSRFSGYGGPQMADAGCELQFELTTMAVMGIVAVLPLLLKFYRLVKQAEVLLKEQRPDLVVLVDFPGFNWWIARKAKRLGIPVAFYMPPQLWAWASWRIHRVRKFVDYVLSPLEFETRWYCDQGVDAECVGHPFFDEVAQHKLNADFMHEQTERGGTVIGVLPGSRNQEVQRNWPIQLATIRRVHQRCPTTRFLVACYSQQHVEWCRELLTDESEDLPIELCVQRTPEVIEAADACLMVSGSVSLEVLARQTPAVVIYVMSKTLHRLGSPFIRCAYITLANLIAGREVMPEFVVLGDPQADIERMAGILEQWVHNPDSRLQRKEELATIAAAAAQPGATARATDAIFRRFSAIENSKSAERRAA, encoded by the coding sequence ATGCATATTTTCTTTTCCGTCGGCGAACCCAGCGGCGATGCTCATGCGGCGAAGCTGATTGAGGAGATTCGTCGTCGCGATCCGCAGTCGCGGTTTTCTGGTTACGGCGGACCGCAGATGGCTGATGCGGGGTGTGAGTTGCAATTTGAACTCACCACGATGGCCGTGATGGGGATCGTGGCGGTGTTGCCGCTGTTGCTGAAATTCTATCGGCTGGTCAAACAGGCCGAAGTGTTGCTCAAGGAGCAGCGGCCCGATTTGGTGGTGTTGGTCGACTTTCCCGGTTTCAATTGGTGGATCGCTCGCAAGGCGAAACGTTTGGGGATTCCGGTCGCCTTCTACATGCCGCCGCAATTGTGGGCCTGGGCTTCGTGGCGGATTCACCGCGTCCGCAAATTCGTAGACTATGTGCTCTCGCCGTTGGAATTCGAAACGCGTTGGTATTGCGATCAGGGAGTCGATGCGGAGTGCGTGGGGCATCCCTTTTTTGATGAAGTGGCCCAGCACAAATTGAACGCCGATTTCATGCACGAACAAACTGAGCGGGGCGGGACCGTGATTGGAGTGCTGCCCGGCTCGCGCAATCAAGAGGTGCAACGCAACTGGCCAATTCAATTGGCGACCATCCGCCGAGTGCACCAGCGTTGCCCCACGACGCGGTTTCTGGTTGCTTGTTATAGTCAACAGCACGTGGAGTGGTGCCGCGAATTGTTGACCGATGAGTCAGAGGATTTGCCGATCGAATTGTGCGTGCAGCGTACGCCGGAAGTGATTGAGGCCGCCGATGCGTGTTTGATGGTCTCCGGGTCGGTCTCGCTGGAAGTTCTGGCGCGGCAGACGCCGGCGGTCGTGATCTACGTGATGTCGAAAACGCTGCATCGGTTGGGCAGTCCGTTCATTCGTTGCGCTTATATCACCTTGGCGAATCTGATTGCCGGGCGTGAAGTGATGCCGGAATTTGTGGTTTTAGGGGACCCGCAAGCGGATATTGAGCGGATGGCGGGGATTTTGGAGCAATGGGTCCATAACCCCGACAGCCGATTGCAGCGCAAGGAAGAATTGGCGACGATTGCGGCCGCTGCCGCACAGCCAGGGGCCACTGCCCGTGCTACCGATGCGATTTTCCGGCGTTTTTCGGCGATTGAGAACTCAAAGTCAGCCGAGCGCCGCGCTGCTTGA
- a CDS encoding BlaI/MecI/CopY family transcriptional regulator → MKKKSNSTSPRLTAGEIEILEMLWAAGAVTLSAAHKAMKRAIGYTTVQTRLNRLVEKGFVVRSDDRPAQYSAAVSPNDVSAGHLDLLLKRVSGGSVVPLVTHLVRDRRLSSDEVSELKALIEQAEKDLGSSSKKGR, encoded by the coding sequence GTGAAGAAGAAATCCAATTCTACCTCCCCGCGTCTCACTGCTGGGGAAATTGAAATTCTTGAAATGCTCTGGGCTGCCGGAGCGGTGACGCTTTCTGCTGCTCACAAAGCCATGAAACGGGCTATTGGGTATACCACCGTGCAAACCCGGCTCAACCGGCTGGTGGAAAAAGGGTTTGTGGTTCGTAGTGATGACCGGCCCGCCCAGTACTCCGCCGCTGTTTCGCCCAATGATGTCAGTGCGGGGCATTTGGATTTGTTGCTCAAGCGCGTCAGCGGGGGGAGCGTCGTGCCGTTGGTTACGCATCTTGTCCGCGACCGCCGGCTCTCTTCCGACGAAGTCAGCGAACTCAAAGCATTGATCGAACAGGCGGAAAAAGATCTGGGGTCTTCCTCGAAAAAAGGACGCTAG
- a CDS encoding M56 family metallopeptidase, translated as MNEIASLFWPHLLRGTVILSVTCIVVICVLRLLRVSSPTLHRIAWCAVLLQGCLISSFTLPIPWHDPLSVSALPAPMTIPEMPLSDVPNTDIVVTTLEVDAPAELPAVIPAEVKPEIKTSPVPTSVWFLLVWIAGMLVAVVRWTAGYAWFLRSLKPITTDDETWQAEWRELQTAQNVRRPLPLIITAAQGPMLCRLPQGFAVIVPETLWRSFAASQRRAVLRHELAHYLRGDALKSLAMRLLALPHWFNPLAWWTVRRFDEAAEWACDDAAVDNLGQSPTSFAKTLLELGTVAAPPLSHSPAASGHSLARRIRRMLSASPTQDQPWKKTLVLLVGVLAVLLNVIRLELVAKAAPPTNPAGEVATDSDDAPLANEAEKPAPAAKKTLKAKLPKAVQGGIDYLFSQQQPDGHWTNGDENSWVIGVTSLCTFALLESGVTADEPCVSDALDYLRKQKPTRTYEVALQTLALCAAGAKQDLATIQRNVVILESGHIQRGPGQGTWSYGTGNRLNMAGGDSSNSEFAIWALDAAANAGVQVKPETWKLAYDHWSKSQLAEGGWGYRARSPATGSMTCSGIASLVICHRRVFKDDQDDAPDLKKMLAPSLEWMAKNFAVGINSPQLNWQLYYMMVLRNAGELSGTQRFGEHSWYAEGSFYLSERQSKKTGAWNGAGQMEDEILSTAMALLFLKAGPPKVAAETSAVEPAEGDSLVARKAAVDELNKLGLRHPLEVGDGKRPYFEVELSGSEVTDADLKHLKDLGGLLVLKFEKTQITDAGLKHVMPLSGLRLLWVQNSKITVAGLRELWRVMPRLQVVEINTIAEGDPGTAKKLLRETGDALIAAAAAREASKPRTPVEKEIYAALKARDDTVKSFRFVWTERHTDHKGSQHSIADRARVALGQDTSYTWTTEMAVDGKKMLYSFSGKQPTYDASGEAEFIERRYLSGFNGREMRSASLYPGSSKITQGFLRPANRSDDVALASTNILRWLYCTFDPTMTNTNWQSLEVVKEPAEVRGHRCWELRRRYEGINPGAPKVPSASWWVDPNREYVIVRYAYSSSAGTVQSQFDIDYQQDDKHGWVPSLWRFRRFDHNGKVRTTTISRVTEYEINPQLDDDIFTLQFPPGTHMN; from the coding sequence GTGAACGAAATCGCCTCGCTGTTCTGGCCGCATCTGTTGCGCGGCACGGTCATCTTGTCCGTCACGTGCATCGTCGTCATTTGCGTGCTACGCCTCTTGCGGGTTTCTTCGCCAACGCTGCATCGCATCGCTTGGTGCGCGGTGTTGCTGCAAGGCTGTTTGATCTCCAGCTTTACGTTGCCTATCCCCTGGCACGATCCTCTATCCGTCTCGGCGCTGCCGGCGCCGATGACCATACCAGAGATGCCGCTCAGCGATGTTCCTAACACTGATATTGTCGTAACTACACTTGAGGTTGATGCCCCTGCGGAATTACCCGCTGTCATTCCCGCCGAAGTCAAACCGGAAATAAAAACGTCGCCGGTTCCAACGTCCGTCTGGTTCTTATTGGTCTGGATTGCGGGCATGTTGGTTGCCGTTGTTCGTTGGACGGCTGGGTATGCTTGGTTCTTGCGTAGCCTAAAACCAATCACGACGGACGATGAAACGTGGCAAGCGGAGTGGCGGGAATTACAAACTGCGCAGAACGTGCGTCGACCCCTTCCGCTGATTATCACCGCTGCCCAGGGACCCATGCTCTGCCGGTTGCCGCAGGGGTTTGCCGTGATTGTTCCCGAAACGTTATGGCGAAGCTTTGCGGCATCTCAGCGACGGGCGGTGCTGCGGCACGAATTGGCGCATTACCTGCGCGGCGATGCGCTGAAGTCATTGGCGATGCGGTTGTTGGCCTTGCCGCACTGGTTCAATCCTTTGGCATGGTGGACCGTCCGGCGGTTTGATGAAGCGGCCGAATGGGCCTGCGATGATGCCGCCGTTGACAATCTCGGCCAGTCGCCCACGTCGTTTGCCAAAACGTTGTTGGAGTTGGGGACCGTAGCCGCTCCTCCCTTGAGTCATAGTCCGGCGGCAAGTGGCCATTCGTTGGCGCGTCGCATCCGCCGCATGTTGTCCGCCTCGCCGACTCAAGACCAACCCTGGAAAAAAACATTGGTCCTACTTGTCGGTGTTTTAGCCGTGCTGCTCAATGTGATCCGCTTAGAATTGGTTGCCAAGGCCGCGCCGCCGACGAATCCGGCAGGGGAAGTCGCAACGGATTCTGACGATGCGCCCCTTGCCAACGAAGCGGAGAAACCTGCACCCGCCGCAAAGAAAACGTTGAAGGCAAAACTGCCTAAAGCGGTGCAGGGGGGGATTGATTATCTATTTTCGCAACAGCAACCCGACGGTCATTGGACGAATGGTGACGAGAATTCGTGGGTCATTGGAGTCACGAGCCTGTGTACATTTGCGCTGCTCGAAAGCGGCGTGACGGCGGACGAACCATGCGTGAGCGACGCGCTGGATTATTTACGCAAGCAAAAACCGACACGAACCTATGAAGTCGCCTTGCAGACGTTGGCATTGTGCGCCGCCGGAGCCAAGCAGGATCTCGCGACCATTCAGCGAAATGTGGTCATCCTCGAAAGTGGACATATTCAGCGGGGGCCAGGGCAGGGTACATGGAGTTACGGCACGGGCAACCGCTTGAACATGGCAGGGGGTGACAGTTCCAACAGCGAATTCGCCATCTGGGCCTTGGATGCTGCCGCCAATGCCGGTGTGCAGGTCAAACCCGAGACGTGGAAGTTGGCGTACGATCATTGGAGTAAGAGTCAATTGGCGGAAGGGGGGTGGGGATATAGGGCTCGCAGTCCAGCAACCGGCAGCATGACCTGCTCGGGAATTGCTTCGCTGGTGATTTGCCACCGCCGCGTCTTCAAGGACGATCAAGACGACGCACCGGACCTCAAGAAAATGCTGGCTCCCAGCCTGGAATGGATGGCCAAGAATTTTGCCGTCGGGATCAATTCACCGCAACTCAACTGGCAATTGTACTATATGATGGTGCTTCGCAACGCGGGTGAATTATCGGGCACCCAGCGGTTCGGCGAACACTCCTGGTACGCCGAAGGGAGCTTCTATTTGTCCGAGCGTCAGTCCAAGAAAACCGGCGCGTGGAATGGGGCGGGACAGATGGAAGACGAAATCCTGAGCACGGCGATGGCGTTGTTGTTTTTGAAGGCGGGGCCGCCAAAGGTTGCAGCGGAGACGTCGGCGGTTGAACCGGCGGAGGGTGATTCTCTGGTGGCGAGAAAGGCGGCCGTTGACGAATTGAATAAACTGGGCCTTCGCCACCCATTGGAAGTCGGTGATGGCAAACGGCCTTACTTCGAGGTTGAGTTGAGCGGAAGTGAAGTTACCGATGCCGATCTCAAACATCTCAAAGATTTAGGCGGGCTATTGGTATTAAAGTTCGAGAAAACGCAAATCACCGACGCGGGTTTAAAGCACGTCATGCCGTTGTCGGGGTTGAGGTTACTATGGGTGCAAAACTCGAAAATTACAGTCGCCGGGCTTCGCGAACTTTGGCGTGTGATGCCCAGACTTCAAGTCGTAGAAATCAATACGATAGCCGAGGGCGATCCGGGAACGGCGAAAAAACTGCTCCGGGAGACTGGCGACGCGCTGATCGCCGCCGCGGCTGCGAGAGAGGCGAGCAAGCCGCGTACACCCGTTGAAAAAGAGATTTACGCTGCTCTTAAGGCTCGTGACGATACCGTCAAGTCTTTTCGGTTTGTATGGACAGAGCGGCACACTGACCACAAGGGCTCACAACATAGCATCGCAGACCGCGCTCGGGTTGCGCTCGGCCAAGATACCAGTTATACCTGGACCACCGAAATGGCCGTTGACGGGAAGAAGATGCTTTATTCATTTTCCGGAAAACAACCGACCTATGACGCTAGCGGTGAGGCGGAATTCATTGAAAGACGTTATCTGAGCGGATTCAATGGTCGGGAAATGCGGTCTGCTTCCCTGTATCCCGGATCGTCTAAGATAACACAGGGTTTTTTACGCCCGGCGAACAGGAGCGACGACGTCGCGCTAGCCAGCACCAACATTTTGCGATGGCTCTATTGCACGTTTGATCCCACGATGACGAATACCAACTGGCAGAGTCTTGAAGTCGTAAAAGAGCCTGCCGAAGTTCGGGGGCACCGTTGTTGGGAATTGCGTCGACGATATGAGGGAATAAATCCTGGTGCCCCCAAAGTGCCGTCGGCGTCCTGGTGGGTGGATCCCAACCGGGAATACGTGATCGTACGTTACGCCTACTCAAGCAGCGCCGGCACGGTTCAGTCACAATTCGATATTGATTATCAACAGGATGACAAGCACGGCTGGGTTCCGTCGCTTTGGCGGTTTCGCCGATTCGATCACAATGGCAAAGTCCGTACGACAACAATTTCACGCGTCACAGAATACGAAATCAATCCCCAACTCGACGACGACATCTTCACCCTTCAATTCCCACCCGGCACGCATATGAACTGA
- a CDS encoding protein arginine kinase, whose product MELDDLTHTSGEWLRGTGPEADIVISSRIRLARNLAQFPFLSRSDESTRAEIEGLLHQHVSDLRLPQPLTYLDVQNMSELDRRFLVERQLISRELCESSGARGVGISSGENVSLMVNEEDHLRIQVLRSGLALEDCWEEIDRIDDSLEEKVTYAFSEQLGYLTACPTNVGTGIRVSVMLHLPALVMTKEIQKVYQALQKIHLAVRGLYGEGSQAMGDFYQISNQVTLGKSELDIISEVKDVIPQIIGYERKYREALVKEKRRDLHDQVSRAYGILRTAQTISSEETMHLLSSVRMGINLGLIDDLEIPTVNELFIHTQPAHLQKLRNSALESGERNVARACYLRERLASNNDVP is encoded by the coding sequence GTGGAACTGGATGACCTCACACACACCAGTGGCGAGTGGTTGCGAGGCACCGGGCCTGAAGCCGATATCGTCATCTCCAGTCGAATTCGGTTGGCACGCAATTTGGCGCAGTTCCCGTTTCTGAGTCGCTCCGACGAATCCACCCGCGCCGAAATCGAAGGCTTGCTGCATCAACACGTCAGCGATCTCCGCCTGCCGCAACCGTTGACGTACCTCGACGTGCAAAACATGTCGGAGTTGGACCGCCGCTTTCTCGTCGAACGACAATTGATCAGCCGCGAACTGTGCGAAAGCAGCGGCGCGCGCGGTGTGGGAATCAGCAGCGGCGAAAACGTAAGCCTGATGGTCAACGAAGAAGACCATCTGCGGATTCAAGTCCTGCGCAGCGGCTTGGCTTTGGAGGACTGCTGGGAAGAAATCGACCGCATTGATGATTCGCTCGAAGAAAAAGTGACCTATGCCTTTAGCGAACAGCTCGGCTATCTCACTGCGTGTCCTACGAATGTGGGGACCGGAATTCGCGTGAGCGTCATGCTGCATTTGCCGGCGCTGGTGATGACCAAAGAAATCCAAAAGGTGTACCAGGCCCTGCAAAAAATCCATCTCGCCGTCCGCGGCCTGTATGGCGAAGGCAGCCAGGCGATGGGAGACTTTTATCAGATATCCAACCAAGTCACGCTGGGAAAAAGCGAATTGGATATCATTAGTGAAGTGAAAGACGTGATCCCGCAAATTATCGGCTACGAGCGAAAGTATCGAGAAGCTTTGGTGAAGGAAAAACGCCGCGATTTGCACGATCAAGTTTCGCGGGCCTATGGAATCTTACGGACCGCGCAGACAATCAGTTCCGAGGAAACGATGCATCTGCTTTCCAGCGTGCGGATGGGCATCAATTTGGGCCTGATCGACGATTTGGAAATCCCGACAGTGAACGAGTTGTTCATCCATACGCAACCGGCGCATCTGCAAAAGCTCCGCAACTCCGCACTCGAATCGGGCGAACGCAACGTGGCCCGCGCCTGCTATCTGCGTGAACGCTTGGCGTCCAACAACGACGTCCCGTAG
- a CDS encoding Gfo/Idh/MocA family protein codes for MVEDTVRVAIVGAGANTRLRHIPGFREIDGVEIVGVVNQTQESTARAAQELSIPKQYPDWQALVSDDDVDAVMIGTWPNLHCEITCAALEAGKHVLTEARMARNASEAHAMLKAAQAHPDLVAQIVPSPFGLEHESRMRQLIEDGFIGDLREMVVVGAADAFWDYTKPLHWRQDAEISGYNTLTLGIMHETAMRWTSPTTRVFAQATTFEPKRPSKVGTDILDVTVPDSLQVLTELSDGARGLYHFSGIDLFGPGHQIHLYGTRGTIKAKFNDGEQIFVGHAGDDDMTLLRVPKEQLGGWRVEAEFIGAIRGTEPVRLTDFESGVRYMEFTEAVHRSIQTNAPVNLPLA; via the coding sequence ATGGTTGAAGATACTGTTCGCGTTGCCATTGTTGGAGCGGGTGCGAATACCAGATTACGCCACATTCCCGGCTTTCGCGAAATCGACGGCGTCGAAATCGTAGGTGTCGTCAACCAGACTCAAGAATCGACGGCTCGCGCCGCCCAGGAATTGTCGATTCCCAAGCAATACCCCGACTGGCAAGCCTTGGTTTCCGACGATGACGTTGACGCTGTCATGATCGGCACTTGGCCGAATCTCCACTGCGAAATCACTTGTGCCGCTTTGGAAGCAGGCAAACATGTCCTCACCGAAGCCCGCATGGCTCGCAACGCTTCCGAAGCTCACGCGATGCTCAAGGCGGCTCAGGCGCATCCCGACTTGGTTGCCCAAATCGTGCCTAGCCCGTTTGGCTTGGAGCACGAAAGCCGTATGCGGCAATTGATCGAGGATGGCTTTATCGGCGATCTGCGCGAGATGGTCGTGGTCGGCGCTGCGGACGCATTTTGGGATTACACCAAGCCGCTGCATTGGCGGCAAGACGCTGAGATCAGCGGATACAATACCCTGACCCTCGGGATCATGCACGAAACGGCCATGCGTTGGACGTCGCCAACAACGCGGGTCTTCGCGCAGGCGACGACGTTTGAACCGAAACGCCCTTCGAAGGTTGGGACGGATATTCTCGACGTCACCGTCCCAGACAGTCTGCAGGTGCTCACAGAACTCTCCGACGGCGCGCGCGGCTTGTACCACTTTAGCGGGATTGACCTATTCGGGCCGGGACACCAAATCCACCTCTACGGCACCCGCGGCACGATCAAAGCCAAATTCAACGACGGCGAACAGATCTTCGTCGGTCACGCCGGTGACGACGATATGACATTGCTGCGTGTTCCTAAGGAACAGCTCGGCGGATGGCGGGTCGAAGCGGAATTCATTGGCGCCATTCGCGGCACCGAACCGGTGCGGCTGACTGATTTTGAATCCGGCGTACGGTATATGGAGTTCACCGAAGCCGTGCATCGCAGCATTCAAACCAACGCACCGGTCAACTTGCCGTTAGCATAA
- a CDS encoding sulfatase: protein MKLTTAIIAALLATYTCSDCAQAADKPNILFIYTDDQAPWALGLSGHPDAVTPHLDELFRSGAYLVNAFTTTPVCSPSRAGLMTGRYGSELGITDWINPRHEYGVGLPPSSLCWTEVLQQHGYTNGLIGKWHLGVPDRFHPTRAGFDYFMGFRSGGTKVKGAVLETEGQQQTFPGFTTDVLTDYAIEFIKDHQEKPFVCCVHYRAPHAPWLPQPESDLEPFKDLDPTLPHPDYPKLDVKKVKQKTREYLGSVHGVDRNVGRLMQTLDDLKLADNTIVVFTSDHGYNMGHNGIWHKGNGHWILTEFPAGTENVPRRQRPNMYDNSIRVPTAIRWPGVIKPGTIVEETFSNLDWYPTLLGMAGVPLPADTILRGRSIVPVLEGKSTDWDNDFYAEYSTKHQSHTHMRMYRTPRWKLVRDFLNPERDELYDLEADPTETTNLIHKDTPETNAAIEKLHAKIIEQMQEINDPVLALVQE, encoded by the coding sequence ATGAAATTGACGACAGCCATCATTGCGGCGCTGCTGGCCACTTATACCTGCTCGGACTGTGCCCAGGCGGCGGATAAACCGAATATTTTGTTCATCTACACCGACGACCAAGCTCCTTGGGCGCTGGGGCTTTCGGGACATCCGGATGCGGTAACGCCCCACTTGGACGAGCTGTTTCGCAGTGGTGCGTATTTGGTCAATGCATTCACAACGACCCCGGTTTGCAGTCCGTCGCGCGCGGGATTGATGACCGGTCGTTATGGCAGTGAACTGGGCATCACCGATTGGATCAATCCTCGACACGAGTATGGAGTTGGTCTGCCGCCCAGTTCTCTCTGTTGGACGGAAGTCCTGCAGCAACACGGATACACCAACGGCCTGATCGGCAAATGGCATTTGGGTGTCCCGGACCGTTTTCATCCGACGCGTGCCGGCTTTGATTACTTCATGGGGTTTCGATCCGGGGGGACAAAAGTCAAAGGCGCTGTTTTGGAAACTGAGGGACAGCAACAAACCTTTCCCGGTTTCACCACCGACGTGCTGACCGACTATGCCATTGAATTCATCAAGGATCATCAAGAAAAACCGTTTGTCTGTTGCGTCCACTACCGCGCGCCGCACGCCCCATGGTTGCCGCAACCGGAGTCGGATTTAGAACCGTTCAAAGACCTCGATCCCACGCTTCCGCATCCGGATTATCCCAAGTTGGACGTCAAAAAAGTGAAGCAAAAAACGCGGGAATACTTGGGGAGCGTCCATGGCGTGGATCGCAATGTCGGCCGGTTGATGCAAACGTTGGACGACCTGAAATTAGCTGACAACACAATTGTGGTATTCACCAGCGATCACGGCTACAACATGGGCCACAACGGTATTTGGCACAAAGGCAACGGCCACTGGATTTTGACCGAGTTTCCCGCAGGGACGGAGAATGTCCCCCGACGACAACGACCGAACATGTACGACAATTCAATCCGAGTGCCAACCGCCATCCGCTGGCCCGGTGTGATCAAACCGGGCACGATCGTGGAAGAGACCTTCTCCAACTTGGACTGGTATCCCACACTTTTGGGGATGGCCGGAGTCCCCTTGCCGGCGGACACCATCCTCCGTGGTCGAAGTATTGTTCCGGTGCTGGAGGGCAAATCGACCGACTGGGACAACGACTTTTATGCCGAATACAGCACCAAGCACCAGTCGCACACGCACATGCGGATGTATCGCACCCCGCGTTGGAAGCTGGTCCGCGATTTTCTCAATCCCGAGCGCGACGAGTTGTACGACCTAGAGGCTGATCCAACAGAAACCACGAATCTGATCCACAAAGACACGCCGGAAACCAACGCGGCGATTGAAAAGCTGCATGCGAAAATCATTGAGCAGATGCAGGAAATCAACGATCCCGTATTGGCGCTCGTCCAAGAATGA
- a CDS encoding UvrB/UvrC motif-containing protein — translation MKKCSKCPKPATLHITELVKQVPHEIHLCEDCAQQYLNQDEPSPASEPEEGMMVKLQLDAGDKELAELDKNVCPNCGISFREFRSQGRFGCPHDYVVFGDELEALLENIHDERQHCGKVPKRAPSDSQRQYQLIKLRSELRKAVAEESYEEAARLRDEIQAMETALSQGTGDAD, via the coding sequence ATGAAGAAATGCAGCAAATGCCCGAAGCCGGCAACCTTGCACATCACGGAACTCGTGAAGCAAGTGCCGCATGAGATCCATCTGTGTGAGGATTGCGCGCAACAATACCTCAACCAAGACGAGCCATCGCCCGCCTCGGAACCGGAGGAAGGGATGATGGTCAAGTTGCAATTGGATGCGGGTGACAAAGAACTGGCGGAATTGGATAAAAACGTCTGCCCCAATTGCGGCATCAGTTTTCGAGAGTTTCGCAGCCAAGGGCGGTTTGGGTGTCCTCATGATTATGTCGTCTTCGGCGACGAGTTAGAGGCACTTCTGGAGAATATCCACGACGAGCGACAACATTGCGGAAAAGTTCCCAAGCGTGCACCCTCCGACAGCCAACGCCAATACCAACTGATCAAACTGCGGAGCGAATTGCGCAAAGCGGTGGCGGAGGAATCTTACGAAGAGGCAGCGCGGTTACGGGATGAAATCCAGGCGATGGAAACGGCGCTATCGCAAGGCACGGGTGACGCAGACTGA